Proteins co-encoded in one Nonlabens agnitus genomic window:
- a CDS encoding beta strand repeat-containing protein — protein MKQFYSSKLVMFAVTFFVFAFAKAQTQNNLIDAPGDIAIVALHSDDGTAGEEDGFSFILLDNAPAGATIRFIDEEWLGTTFQSPTAEGELLWTNNSGSQIAAGTVVNITDTDGPGEAASIGIVDEVEDSFNINGNSDQIYAVTGTRAVPGTFLTFYGTLEAGATLAGTGLTDGINAQVGSVGFLEGRYTGPTTCNGTAEACATQFNTTSNWTPGEYTHPNDVPSAPSTYTGSVFAGNTAPDLGGTPADVTVTEDVATAIDLSAYNITDADGDLVTVTLGVDRGTIASVNGNGTTSGVIITNSGTASMTLQGSVANINTYLNDTSKITYTTALNDTTTATLTVTPNDGTINGTADTVLINVTAVNDDPVVTIPNPNPGVSFLEGGTAVTINNSFTIDEPDGENINLVSLSITSFFPNNGESIAVTAPGPYTANFNSTTGVLTLTGTGTAAQAQAAIRTATFVNTGDDPSVGNTRNNRSFVFTVTDASGNSVSSSNFAFLSIAAINDDPTLSSLPSDLTVTENTASNIDLSTAVLADVDAGTQSVSLTIATSSGTLAASTSGGVTVSNSGTASITLSGAIANINTYLDTASNIQVTTASGLTGNDAAVLTITGSDNGNSGSGGGGTINFGSVNLDIDVQLDDASFSYSAASFCVNEVDPLPTITGEAGGTFSSTAGLSINFTTGAVDVSASTPGTYTVTYTTMNPGQNTASQTITVNALDDASFNYAAAAYCTNDSDPTPTITGLAGGTFSSTAGLSINATTGAVDVSASTPGIYTVTYTTAGACPNSSSISFTINTLDDASFSYGDLEFCATGADAIPTITGLGGGTFSSTAGISINATTGAVDVSASTPGIYTVTYTTAGACPNSSNVSLEITSTPEPIFGNGDSNSINVSITGGCSVLNGIYILNGTINGKNNYEYQADPFYEIGYDGSKWVLYANNDFTNNGYENTTVSAGLNPPSSGWVRTACTDGTMTIDSSDTNSFCAGDTVNDLISIGTGTDIKIYSSNTSTTPLSSTDLLTDGDYYATDTVDGCESERVLVPVTITPATTFTAPADVCIDAGLQTGLSGGTATGGVYSGPGVTDDGNGSTYTFDPVTAGVGIHTIVYTTNTNGCADSASDTIEVLALDDAIFAYSDTTYCTDATDPVPTITGLAGGTFSSTAGLSLNSTTGVVDLSASTPGNYTVTYTTAGTCPNSSTATIIVNGLDDASFAFAKAQYCPNEVDPTPTITGLTGGTFSSSAGLSINTSTGVIDLSASTQGTYTISYTTNGDCPNLSTTVVTIEDNTAPVPDTAVLADVTAECSITALTAPTATDNCGGTVTVTSDAVLPITAQGTTVVTWTFDDGNGNITTQTQNVIIDDTTPPTPDLATLPNVTAQCVVTSLTPPTATDNCVSVITVTNNATLPITTQGTTVITWAYDDGNGNIAFQNQNIIIDDTTPPTPDLATLPNVTAQCVVTSLTPPTASDNCGGMITVTNNATLPITTQGTTVITWAYDDGNGNITFQNQNIIIDDTTPPTPDLTVLADVTAQCSVTSLVAPTATDNCGGTVTVTSDAVLPITTQGTTVVTWTFDDGNGNTSTQTQNVIIDDTTAPVADLAVLADVTAQCSVTSLVAPTATDNCGNTVTVTSDAVLPITTQGTTVVTWTFDDGNGNTSTQTQNVIIDDTTAPVADLAVLADVTAQCSVTSLVTPTATDNCGGTVTVTSDAVLPITTQGTTVVTWTFDDGNGNTSTQTQNVIIDDTTAPVADLAVLADVTAQCSVTSLVAPTATDNCGGTVTVTSDAVLPITTQGTTVVTWTFDDGNGNTSTQTQNVIIDDTTAPVADLAVLADVTAQCSVTSLVAPTATDNCGGTVTVTSDAVLPISTQGTTIVTWTFDDGNGNTTTQTQNVVIAGSDIENATLADATFVYDGSVRSLAVENIPADATVTYTNNDQTEAGTYVVTAVISSSSTDCPQVTIDGILTIEQAEQTVTFDALTRRRLSTDPDFQLTATASSGLPVVYETTALTQPPAADVSATGFVTLQSEGFLLITATQPGNNNYLAATPVSQELEVFLNTDTTIESISINGEVFTNPDTNIFYLIDCDDSIESVDVEIVSETGATASTGESFIVETATPGLYRRTIVITAENGRDTRTFNLLIEKRFVFDAIVEQKYGNVLVVNNNPANNGGYSFVAYEWFKNGRLVSTDQFFSEGDNASDRLDPSARYMVRMTLANGDVLQTCESTINLGNTFSFVILQNPVLQGKTLNVRADYPQGQLENAVYFIYDQNGRLVKETAAVAIDTSIELPDNLPVGVYRLVLQINGSSKSLNFIKN, from the coding sequence CACCTGGCGAGTATACCCATCCAAACGATGTTCCTTCTGCTCCAAGCACTTATACCGGTAGCGTCTTTGCAGGAAACACAGCGCCCGATCTAGGAGGAACACCAGCAGATGTTACGGTAACGGAAGATGTTGCAACAGCCATAGATCTTTCTGCCTACAACATCACCGATGCAGATGGTGACCTTGTTACCGTAACCCTAGGCGTTGACCGCGGGACGATTGCCAGCGTCAATGGTAATGGAACGACCAGTGGCGTGATCATTACAAATTCTGGTACCGCATCCATGACTTTACAAGGTAGTGTTGCAAATATTAACACATATCTTAATGATACTTCAAAGATTACCTATACCACCGCGCTTAATGATACCACCACAGCGACCTTGACGGTAACACCTAATGATGGAACCATCAATGGTACAGCAGACACCGTGCTTATAAACGTGACTGCGGTCAATGATGATCCAGTGGTGACTATTCCCAATCCTAATCCAGGTGTATCATTTTTGGAAGGAGGAACCGCTGTAACCATTAACAATTCATTTACTATTGACGAACCAGATGGTGAAAATATCAATCTGGTGTCACTAAGCATCACTTCCTTTTTTCCTAATAATGGAGAATCTATTGCCGTAACCGCTCCTGGGCCCTACACGGCAAATTTCAATTCAACTACAGGAGTGCTTACTTTAACAGGAACTGGCACCGCAGCACAGGCACAGGCAGCTATTAGGACAGCTACATTTGTGAATACTGGTGACGACCCAAGCGTTGGTAACACCAGAAACAATAGAAGTTTTGTTTTTACAGTGACAGATGCAAGTGGTAACTCGGTCTCGAGCAGCAATTTTGCATTTTTATCTATTGCCGCCATAAACGATGACCCGACCTTAAGCAGTTTACCTTCTGATCTGACGGTGACTGAAAACACAGCATCCAACATTGATCTAAGTACAGCTGTTCTAGCAGATGTTGATGCCGGAACACAATCTGTTAGTTTGACGATTGCAACGAGTTCTGGAACATTAGCAGCTAGCACCTCTGGAGGTGTTACCGTAAGTAATTCTGGAACCGCTAGCATTACTTTATCAGGTGCAATTGCTAACATCAATACTTATTTAGACACGGCGAGTAACATTCAAGTAACTACTGCTTCTGGATTAACAGGTAATGATGCCGCGGTACTTACAATAACCGGAAGCGACAATGGTAATTCTGGATCTGGAGGCGGCGGGACGATAAACTTTGGTTCGGTTAATCTTGACATTGATGTGCAATTGGATGATGCCTCTTTTAGTTATAGTGCTGCCTCCTTTTGTGTAAATGAGGTAGATCCATTACCAACGATAACTGGTGAAGCTGGTGGAACATTCAGCTCAACAGCCGGACTCTCTATTAATTTTACAACGGGTGCGGTAGACGTTTCGGCTTCTACACCTGGAACTTATACGGTGACTTATACCACTATGAATCCTGGTCAAAACACAGCCAGCCAGACGATTACCGTGAACGCGTTAGATGATGCGAGTTTCAATTACGCCGCTGCGGCATACTGTACCAATGATTCAGATCCAACGCCTACTATCACCGGCCTTGCTGGTGGAACCTTTAGCTCAACGGCTGGACTTTCCATTAATGCTACGACAGGTGCGGTAGATGTTTCGGCTTCTACGCCTGGAATTTACACAGTGACATATACTACGGCTGGAGCTTGTCCAAATAGCTCTTCAATCTCTTTTACAATTAACACTTTAGATGATGCGTCATTCAGTTATGGTGATCTAGAATTTTGTGCGACTGGTGCAGATGCTATACCTACCATTACTGGCCTTGGTGGTGGAACCTTTAGCTCAACGGCTGGAATTTCCATTAATGCTACGACAGGTGCGGTAGATGTTTCGGCTTCTACGCCTGGAATTTACACAGTGACATATACTACGGCTGGAGCTTGTCCTAATTCGTCTAATGTCTCACTTGAAATTACTTCTACTCCAGAACCGATATTTGGTAATGGGGACTCTAACTCCATTAATGTCAGCATCACAGGTGGATGTAGCGTTCTTAACGGTATTTATATTCTAAATGGAACTATCAATGGAAAAAACAATTATGAATACCAAGCTGATCCATTTTATGAAATAGGTTATGATGGTTCTAAATGGGTGTTATATGCCAATAATGATTTTACCAATAACGGGTATGAAAACACCACTGTTTCAGCCGGCTTAAACCCACCATCCAGCGGGTGGGTACGAACTGCATGTACGGATGGCACGATGACTATCGATTCTAGTGATACTAATAGTTTTTGCGCTGGTGATACGGTAAACGACTTAATTTCTATAGGAACGGGAACAGATATTAAAATTTATAGCTCTAATACATCTACCACACCTTTGAGCTCCACCGATTTATTGACTGATGGCGATTATTACGCTACAGATACAGTGGACGGCTGTGAAAGTGAAAGGGTCCTCGTTCCAGTGACTATTACACCTGCAACAACTTTTACAGCACCTGCAGATGTTTGCATTGATGCCGGCTTACAAACTGGACTTTCTGGTGGTACTGCGACAGGCGGTGTATATTCTGGTCCTGGAGTGACTGATGACGGTAATGGGTCGACTTATACCTTTGATCCGGTCACTGCTGGAGTTGGAATTCATACAATTGTTTATACCACAAATACCAATGGTTGTGCTGATAGCGCGAGTGATACTATAGAAGTGTTAGCGCTAGACGATGCCATTTTCGCGTACAGCGATACCACCTACTGTACTGATGCGACTGATCCTGTGCCAACCATTACCGGTCTTGCTGGTGGAACCTTTAGTTCGACGGCTGGACTTTCCCTTAATTCAACCACAGGTGTGGTAGATCTTTCGGCTTCAACGCCTGGAAACTACACGGTGACCTATACGACTGCTGGGACTTGTCCTAACAGCTCTACTGCTACTATTATTGTAAATGGTTTGGATGATGCCAGTTTCGCTTTCGCGAAAGCACAATATTGCCCTAATGAAGTAGATCCTACACCTACGATTACTGGGCTTACAGGTGGCACATTTAGTTCCAGTGCTGGGCTTAGCATAAACACTTCTACCGGAGTAATTGATCTAAGCGCTTCAACTCAAGGCACTTATACGATCTCCTACACCACTAACGGTGATTGCCCAAATCTAAGCACAACAGTTGTAACCATTGAAGACAACACAGCACCTGTACCTGATACAGCCGTGCTTGCTGATGTTACAGCAGAGTGTTCTATAACAGCTCTTACCGCACCAACCGCGACTGATAATTGTGGCGGCACAGTAACGGTAACCAGTGATGCAGTATTGCCGATCACGGCTCAAGGAACAACCGTTGTGACTTGGACCTTTGATGATGGTAATGGGAATATCACTACTCAAACCCAGAATGTTATTATTGATGATACAACACCACCAACGCCAGATCTTGCCACATTACCAAATGTGACTGCGCAATGTGTAGTAACTTCACTTACACCACCTACAGCAACTGATAATTGCGTTAGTGTGATTACCGTTACAAACAATGCTACGTTACCAATCACAACTCAAGGAACAACAGTAATTACTTGGGCTTACGATGATGGAAATGGGAATATTGCATTCCAAAATCAAAACATCATTATTGATGATACAACACCACCAACGCCAGATCTTGCCACATTACCAAATGTGACTGCGCAATGTGTAGTAACTTCTCTTACACCACCTACAGCGTCTGATAATTGTGGTGGTATGATTACCGTTACAAACAACGCTACGTTACCAATCACAACTCAAGGAACAACAGTTATTACTTGGGCTTACGATGATGGAAATGGGAATATTACATTCCAAAATCAAAACATCATTATTGATGATACAACACCGCCAACGCCAGATCTAACGGTACTTGCCGATGTTACGGCACAGTGTAGTGTGACTTCTCTTGTAGCGCCAACTGCCACCGATAACTGTGGAGGCACGGTAACAGTGACCAGCGATGCGGTATTACCGATCACCACTCAAGGAACCACCGTAGTAACTTGGACGTTTGACGACGGTAACGGAAACACCTCTACACAAACCCAGAATGTGATCATCGATGATACAACGGCTCCAGTAGCGGATCTTGCGGTACTTGCCGATGTTACGGCACAGTGTAGTGTGACTTCTCTTGTCGCGCCGACTGCCACTGATAACTGTGGTAACACAGTAACGGTAACAAGCGATGCGGTATTGCCGATCACGACTCAAGGAACCACCGTAGTAACTTGGACGTTTGACGACGGTAACGGAAACACCTCTACACAAACCCAGAATGTGATCATCGATGATACAACGGCTCCGGTAGCGGATCTTGCTGTACTTGCCGATGTTACGGCACAGTGTAGTGTGACTTCTCTTGTCACGCCGACTGCCACTGACAACTGTGGAGGCACGGTAACAGTGACCAGCGATGCCGTATTGCCAATCACGACTCAAGGAACAACCGTAGTAACTTGGACGTTTGACGACGGTAACGGAAACACCTCTACACAAACCCAGAATGTGATCATCGATGATACAACAGCTCCGGTAGCGGATCTTGCTGTCCTTGCTGATGTTACGGCACAGTGTAGTGTGACTTCTCTTGTCGCGCCGACTGCCACCGATAACTGTGGAGGCACGGTAACAGTGACCAGCGATGCCGTATTGCCAATCACGACTCAAGGAACAACCGTAGTAACTTGGACGTTTGACGACGGTAACGGAAACACCTCTACACAAACCCAGAATGTGATCATCGATGATACAACAGCTCCGGTAGCGGATCTTGCTGTCCTTGCTGATGTTACGGCACAGTGTAGTGTAACTTCTCTTGTCGCGCCGACTGCCACCGATAACTGTGGAGGCACGGTAACAGTGACCAGCGATGCCGTATTGCCAATCTCGACTCAAGGAACAACCATTGTGACTTGGACTTTTGATGATGGGAATGGAAATACAACCACTCAAACCCAAAACGTTGTTATCGCTGGTAGTGATATCGAAAATGCGACGCTGGCCGATGCAACATTTGTTTACGACGGAAGCGTGAGATCATTAGCCGTAGAAAACATCCCAGCAGATGCGACTGTGACTTATACAAACAATGATCAAACTGAAGCAGGAACCTACGTAGTAACGGCAGTAATTAGCAGCTCAAGCACAGATTGTCCACAAGTGACTATTGATGGTATACTTACCATTGAACAAGCTGAACAGACTGTTACTTTTGATGCACTTACACGTAGACGTTTATCTACAGATCCTGATTTCCAATTGACAGCAACTGCTTCTTCAGGACTACCAGTTGTCTATGAAACAACTGCCTTGACACAACCGCCTGCGGCAGATGTAAGTGCTACTGGATTTGTAACGCTTCAATCAGAGGGATTCCTATTGATTACTGCGACGCAACCTGGTAATAATAATTACCTCGCCGCGACACCAGTTTCCCAAGAGCTAGAAGTTTTCTTGAATACTGATACTACTATAGAATCTATATCTATCAATGGTGAGGTATTTACGAATCCCGATACGAACATTTTCTATCTGATTGATTGCGACGACAGCATTGAAAGCGTTGATGTAGAAATTGTGAGTGAAACCGGTGCCACAGCATCGACTGGTGAATCTTTTATCGTAGAAACAGCTACTCCTGGTCTGTATCGCCGAACCATTGTTATCACTGCTGAAAACGGACGTGATACAAGAACTTTTAATCTATTGATTGAAAAGAGATTTGTTTTTGACGCCATTGTTGAGCAGAAGTACGGCAACGTTCTAGTGGTGAATAACAATCCAGCGAATAATGGCGGGTATTCTTTTGTAGCTTACGAATGGTTCAAAAACGGCCGACTGGTAAGCACCGATCAATTCTTCTCTGAAGGCGATAATGCTAGCGATCGATTAGATCCTAGCGCGAGGTACATGGTTAGAATGACATTAGCAAATGGTGATGTTCTTCAAACTTGTGAATCCACGATCAACCTTGGGAATACATTCTCTTTTGTTATACTTCAAAACCCAGTATTACAAGGAAAAACATTGAACGTAAGGGCAGATTATCCTCAAGGACAACTTGAGAACGCGGTCTACTTCATTTATGATCAGAATGGTAGATTGGTGAAAGAAACAGCTGCAGTAGCAATAGATACTTCTATAGAACTACCAGATAACCTTCCTGTAGGCGTGTATCGCTTAGTCTTACAAATCAATGGATCAAGTAAGAGCCTGAACTTTATCAAAAACTAA
- a CDS encoding PorT family protein → MKSSVLVGSLFLLTGIISKAQEINFSLGTQFHFSTFDIEGALSDTDIEPGAGLELGIQFKLSEHWSLNSGVGYAFHQARNSSNLLKGSQTTVDSEGEDFTFNYQISGYSETQKFNNVSIPLNVQYEGSGVTRLYVKAGASYNLLSNARQESRASSLTTSGYFPRFNGTLTAPAFAGFGTYNDIQFSEQDFELSNSVNATFEIGIKQLLAHNSAMYFGAFLDYGLNDVVDSPVIDGTLSFNPTSPTDFVSNGSFNASNGNSRQVEEAKLIFGGIKIRYQFGTKAPSSKQ, encoded by the coding sequence ATGAAAAGTTCAGTACTTGTAGGTTCACTTTTCTTATTGACCGGAATCATCAGCAAGGCTCAAGAAATCAATTTTTCTTTAGGAACGCAGTTTCATTTCTCCACCTTTGATATAGAAGGTGCGTTGAGTGATACAGATATAGAACCTGGAGCAGGCCTTGAGTTGGGAATTCAATTTAAATTATCGGAACACTGGAGTTTAAACTCTGGTGTAGGATATGCGTTTCATCAGGCCCGCAATTCGAGCAATCTACTGAAAGGTTCCCAAACCACTGTCGATTCTGAAGGTGAAGACTTCACGTTTAATTACCAGATAAGCGGTTATTCAGAGACTCAAAAATTTAATAATGTTTCCATACCGTTGAACGTACAATATGAAGGTTCTGGAGTTACTAGATTATACGTTAAAGCCGGAGCATCCTACAACCTTTTGAGTAATGCCAGGCAGGAGTCTAGAGCTTCCAGCCTAACTACCAGCGGCTATTTCCCTAGATTCAATGGAACGTTGACGGCACCAGCTTTTGCTGGTTTTGGAACCTACAACGATATTCAATTTTCAGAACAGGATTTTGAACTGAGTAATAGCGTTAACGCGACTTTTGAAATAGGTATCAAACAGCTTCTGGCCCATAATTCTGCGATGTACTTTGGTGCGTTTCTGGATTACGGTCTCAATGATGTTGTAGATTCACCAGTGATAGATGGGACATTGAGTTTTAATCCAACGAGCCCAACTGATTTTGTATCCAATGGCAGCTTTAATGCCAGTAATGGTAACTCAAGACAGGTTGAGGAAGCTAAACTTATTTTTGGCGGCATCAAGATTAGGTATCAGTTTGGTACTAAAGCGCCGAGCAGTAAGCAATAA
- the rimO gene encoding 30S ribosomal protein S12 methylthiotransferase RimO gives MRTKSRKKNRINVITLGCSKNVYDSEVLMGQLKASGKDVVHEEEGNIVVINTCGFIDNAKEESVNTILDFVDRKSRGEVDQVFVSGCLSERYKPDLQKEIPDVDQYFGTTELPSLLKALGADYKHELIGERVTTTPKNYAYFKIAEGCDRPCSFCAIPLMRGGHKSTPIENLVIEAEKLAAKGVKELILIAQDLTYYGLDLYKKRRLADLLKELAKVDGIEWIRMHYAFPTGFPVDVLDVMNEEPKVCNYLDIPLQHISTPVLKSMRRGTTFEKTNALLDRFRESVPQMAIRTTLIVGYPGETEEDFEILKQWVKDQRFERMGCFTYSHEENTHAYNLEDDVPAEMKQERANEIMEIQSQISWELNQEKIGKQYRVMIDRKRGNHFVGRTEFDSPDVDNEVLIDASEHYCSVGEFVMVEITDAEDFDLYAVPVA, from the coding sequence ATGAGAACAAAATCAAGAAAGAAGAATCGTATCAACGTCATTACACTAGGATGTTCTAAGAACGTCTATGACAGTGAAGTGCTTATGGGCCAGCTCAAGGCCAGTGGCAAGGATGTGGTGCACGAGGAAGAAGGTAACATTGTCGTGATCAATACCTGCGGTTTTATTGACAATGCTAAGGAAGAAAGCGTTAACACCATTCTTGACTTTGTGGATCGCAAGAGCCGTGGCGAGGTAGATCAGGTGTTTGTTTCGGGTTGTTTGTCAGAGCGTTACAAACCAGATCTTCAAAAGGAAATCCCAGATGTAGATCAGTATTTTGGTACGACGGAACTGCCGTCACTGCTCAAAGCTCTAGGTGCAGATTATAAGCACGAACTCATAGGTGAGCGTGTTACGACCACACCTAAAAACTACGCATACTTCAAAATTGCCGAAGGTTGCGACCGCCCATGTTCCTTTTGTGCCATTCCATTGATGCGCGGTGGACACAAAAGCACGCCTATTGAAAACCTGGTCATTGAAGCAGAAAAACTGGCCGCAAAAGGTGTTAAGGAACTCATACTTATCGCCCAGGATTTGACCTATTATGGTCTCGATCTCTATAAAAAACGCCGTCTCGCCGACTTATTGAAAGAGCTTGCCAAAGTCGATGGCATCGAGTGGATACGCATGCATTATGCTTTTCCAACCGGTTTCCCAGTAGATGTGCTGGATGTGATGAATGAGGAGCCTAAGGTGTGTAATTATCTGGACATACCGTTGCAGCACATTTCCACGCCTGTGCTCAAGTCCATGCGCCGCGGTACTACTTTTGAAAAAACGAATGCATTGTTGGATCGCTTTCGCGAAAGCGTGCCACAAATGGCCATTAGAACCACATTAATCGTTGGGTATCCTGGCGAGACTGAAGAAGATTTTGAAATCTTGAAACAATGGGTAAAGGACCAGCGCTTTGAGCGTATGGGCTGTTTTACCTATTCACATGAGGAAAATACGCATGCCTATAATCTGGAAGACGATGTGCCAGCCGAGATGAAGCAGGAACGTGCCAATGAAATCATGGAGATTCAATCCCAGATCTCTTGGGAACTGAATCAAGAAAAGATCGGGAAACAGTACCGTGTTATGATCGACCGTAAACGTGGGAATCACTTTGTGGGTCGCACAGAATTTGATAGTCCAGATGTGGATAATGAGGTACTCATTGATGCGAGCGAGCATTATTGTAGTGTTGGCGAGTTTGTAATGGTAGAAATCACAGATGCCGAGGATTTTGACCTGTATGCCGTGCCGGTAGCCTAG
- a CDS encoding amidase family protein — protein sequence MKKLLLLLALMATMLSCKTSDTKPSSREKSNEKAQANELDTLSPLELKVLDSKYITKDDVFAGLEDEVLQFSINSPNGTRMAELLNELVQEKSIPQIQQAIYDGKFTYEDLTLYFLNRIYNYDRNNELSLNSVISLNPDAIEQARQADATLATMKEYSETLDPYVITGMPILLKDNINTSEVPTTAGAAVLIDNQTADARLVQNLKDAGAIILGKTNLSEWAYFFCGDCPSGYSAVGGQTLNPYKRTYFDTGGSSSGSGVAVAANFAVAAVGSETSGSILSPSSQNSIVGLKPTVGTISGEGVVPISSYLDTAGPMAKNVVDAAILINAMRGDEADVIESNLIPKLKDYSLEGKRFGIFKRFLENPLYADAIATIKNQRATIIELEDRDLELNGFLKLLNADMKQDLPTYFQTAGNPRYKDWDVARVMQENRKDSVNAMPYGQRLFQGILDEPEMTDEEFASFKENMTASAQEYLNYYYSRYRLDGILSINNYTAGVAAVGFFPAMTVPMGYDKDGKPFGLTFIAPTGKDRELFGWAAAYERVSKKRQMPTDYSK from the coding sequence ATGAAAAAGTTACTTCTGCTACTGGCTTTGATGGCCACGATGTTGTCCTGCAAAACGTCAGATACAAAGCCTTCTTCTAGAGAAAAATCTAACGAAAAGGCACAAGCAAATGAACTAGACACGCTAAGCCCTCTCGAACTAAAAGTGTTGGATTCAAAATACATCACTAAAGATGATGTGTTTGCAGGTCTTGAAGATGAAGTATTGCAGTTCAGTATCAATTCACCTAACGGGACTCGCATGGCCGAGTTGTTGAATGAGTTAGTTCAAGAAAAGAGCATTCCGCAAATACAGCAGGCGATCTATGATGGTAAGTTCACATATGAGGACTTGACCTTATACTTCCTCAACAGAATTTACAACTATGACCGTAATAATGAATTGTCCTTAAACTCGGTCATATCACTTAATCCTGACGCGATAGAGCAAGCCCGACAAGCCGATGCCACTCTTGCCACCATGAAGGAATATAGTGAGACGCTAGATCCTTATGTCATCACCGGGATGCCTATTTTACTTAAAGACAATATCAATACCAGCGAGGTGCCAACAACAGCTGGAGCTGCAGTATTGATAGACAATCAAACCGCAGATGCACGATTGGTTCAAAATTTGAAGGATGCCGGTGCAATTATTCTAGGTAAAACCAATTTAAGTGAATGGGCTTATTTTTTCTGTGGAGATTGCCCTAGCGGTTATAGTGCCGTAGGTGGACAAACACTTAATCCATACAAAAGAACGTATTTTGATACCGGTGGTTCCAGTAGTGGTAGCGGAGTAGCAGTAGCAGCAAATTTTGCTGTGGCAGCGGTTGGTTCAGAAACCAGTGGATCCATTCTATCACCATCGTCCCAAAACTCTATCGTGGGCTTAAAACCCACAGTAGGAACAATTTCTGGCGAAGGAGTGGTGCCCATCTCCAGCTACCTGGACACGGCTGGCCCAATGGCTAAAAACGTCGTCGATGCCGCCATCTTGATCAATGCAATGCGCGGTGATGAAGCTGACGTGATTGAAAGCAATCTGATCCCTAAATTGAAGGACTATTCTCTAGAAGGAAAGCGTTTTGGGATTTTCAAGAGATTTTTAGAGAATCCACTATATGCAGATGCCATCGCCACCATCAAAAACCAAAGAGCTACCATCATCGAATTGGAAGATCGTGATCTAGAACTCAACGGATTTTTAAAACTGCTCAATGCAGATATGAAACAAGACTTGCCTACCTATTTTCAGACTGCTGGAAACCCAAGGTACAAGGATTGGGATGTGGCTCGAGTAATGCAGGAAAACCGTAAAGATTCCGTTAATGCTATGCCTTATGGCCAGCGATTGTTTCAAGGAATCCTTGATGAACCTGAAATGACTGATGAGGAGTTTGCGAGTTTTAAGGAGAACATGACAGCCTCTGCTCAAGAATATCTCAACTACTATTATTCTAGATATAGACTGGACGGTATCCTTTCCATAAACAATTACACGGCTGGAGTTGCTGCCGTCGGTTTCTTTCCTGCGATGACCGTTCCCATGGGCTATGACAAGGATGGCAAGCCATTTGGCCTTACCTTCATCGCGCCTACCGGTAAGGATCGCGAGTTGTTTGGCTGGGCAGCAGCCTATGAACGCGTAAGTAAGAAGCGTCAAATGCCGACTGACTACTCAAAGTAA